GGCCCACGCCGGCGAGCCGGTCAAGAGCTTCACTGTCTTCGGCCAGCTCAACGGCTGGTCCCCGCTGGGTGACGCCGCGCTGGCGGTGTGGGCCCGGCCCAGCGAGGCCTACCTGCTGGAGCTGACCGGGCGCTGCGTCGATCTGGATTCGGCACCGGCCATCACCGTGACCAACCAGGGCGGCCGGGTCTATGCGAAGTTCGACGACGTGCTGGTGCTGGGCGGCCTGCACAACAGCTTCCGCATGCCGTGCCGGATCGCCGCGATCCGGCCGCTGGACGTCAAGGCGCTGCGGCAGGCGCAGAAGCAGCTGCGCCAGGCCAATGCGGCCGAGCGCCAGGCCGGTGCGCCGCCGGCAGGCAACGAGTGACAGGTGGCCATCACGGCGCGCTTGCGCGCGCAGCGCTCTGATCGAAAGTCCCGCAATCGCCAAGCAAGAAGGAGACCTGCCATGACCCGATGGACTTCGCTGCCGGCGATGGCGCTGACGGCCGCACTGCTGGTCGCCGGTTGCGCCACCACCGGCCTGAGCGACACCCAGCGCCTGGCGCTGTACCGCGCCCATGCCGGCGCGCCGCAGAAGGACCTGAGCAATGCGGACCGCCTGATCGGCTGGACCGCGCTGGGGGACGAGGCGGTGGCGGTCTGGACCCGCCCCAACGAGGCCTATCTGCTGGATCTGGGCAACAGCTGCAACGGGCTGAACAACGCGACCACGATCCTGATCACCAACCTGCTCGGGCAGGTGTCGGCGGGCATGGATCGGGTGACCGTCTTCGACCGCCCGGGCGGCTTCCACGTCAGCTGCCGTATCCAGAGCATCCGCAGACTCGACACCCAGACCATCCGTGCCTCGGAGCGAGCGCTGCGCGAGGCGAAGCTGGCCGAACGCGAGGCGTCAGACGCCGGCAGCTGAGCCTCAGGACTGCGGGTCGGGTGCGACGTAGCCGGCGGGCTTCTCGGCCTCGCCGCCGAACAGGAACTTGCGCAGCTCGGCTTCCAGGAAGGCGCGGTCCTTCGGCGTGCGCGGCGAGAGGCGGTTCTCGTTGATGAGCATGGTCTGGTGCGCCAGCCAC
The window above is part of the Pseudoxanthomonas sp. X-1 genome. Proteins encoded here:
- a CDS encoding DUF6491 family protein, which codes for MQRPRFARLLTAGLLAALGAGCATTGLTDAQELALYQAHAGEPVKSFTVFGQLNGWSPLGDAALAVWARPSEAYLLELTGRCVDLDSAPAITVTNQGGRVYAKFDDVLVLGGLHNSFRMPCRIAAIRPLDVKALRQAQKQLRQANAAERQAGAPPAGNE
- a CDS encoding oxidative damage protection protein; protein product: MPRTVFCQYEKKDTEGLDFVPYPGELGQQVFAHIGKAGWAAWLAHQTMLINENRLSPRTPKDRAFLEAELRKFLFGGEAEKPAGYVAPDPQS
- a CDS encoding DUF6491 family protein; this encodes MTRWTSLPAMALTAALLVAGCATTGLSDTQRLALYRAHAGAPQKDLSNADRLIGWTALGDEAVAVWTRPNEAYLLDLGNSCNGLNNATTILITNLLGQVSAGMDRVTVFDRPGGFHVSCRIQSIRRLDTQTIRASERALREAKLAEREASDAGS